A window of Mercenaria mercenaria strain notata chromosome 16, MADL_Memer_1, whole genome shotgun sequence contains these coding sequences:
- the LOC123540807 gene encoding galectin-4-like isoform X1 — translation MAYSAGNPNQLSKASGGQHFVSTAIYNPVRFIYSIIHGQGMAVPFVHKLSSVETGNMFYISGIPSKNAGRFRVIFGNGQDKIFRIAARLDNGVIARNTFRNGGWKKEENALNGVFPFQADEFFDMNILVQSSGFKVAINNQPSFDFAHRIPFHRIDTLRINGDVRLCKVQV, via the exons ATGGCTTACTCTGCAGGCAATCCG AATCAACTATCAAAAGCGTCTGGTGGTCAACACTTCGTTAGCACAGCAATTTACAATCCTGTACGTTTTATATATTCTATTATACATGGACAGGGCATG GCAGTACCTTTCGTACATAAGTTATCGTCTGTTGAAACAGGAAACATGTTTTATATCAGCGGAATACCTTCCAAGAATGCGGGACG ATTTAGAGTCATTTTTGGGAATGGACAAGACAAAATTTTTCGTATTGCCGCCAGGCTGGACAACGGTGTAATTGCCAGGAACACATTCCGCAACGGTGGATGGAAAAAAGAGGAAAATGCACTGAATGGAGTGTTTCCTTTTCAAGCAGATGAATTCTTTGATATGAACATTCTTGTTCAGTCGTCCGGCTTTAAG GTAGCAATAAACAATCAACCTTCGTTCGACTTTGCACACAGAATACCTTTCCATCGCATCGACACTTTGCGTATAAATGGAGATGTTCGTCTTTGTAAGGTCCAAGTTTAA
- the LOC123540807 gene encoding galectin-4-like isoform X2, whose translation MAYSAGNPNQLSKASGGQHFVSTAIYNPAVPFVHKLSSVETGNMFYISGIPSKNAGRFRVIFGNGQDKIFRIAARLDNGVIARNTFRNGGWKKEENALNGVFPFQADEFFDMNILVQSSGFKVAINNQPSFDFAHRIPFHRIDTLRINGDVRLCKVQV comes from the exons ATGGCTTACTCTGCAGGCAATCCG AATCAACTATCAAAAGCGTCTGGTGGTCAACACTTCGTTAGCACAGCAATTTACAATCCT GCAGTACCTTTCGTACATAAGTTATCGTCTGTTGAAACAGGAAACATGTTTTATATCAGCGGAATACCTTCCAAGAATGCGGGACG ATTTAGAGTCATTTTTGGGAATGGACAAGACAAAATTTTTCGTATTGCCGCCAGGCTGGACAACGGTGTAATTGCCAGGAACACATTCCGCAACGGTGGATGGAAAAAAGAGGAAAATGCACTGAATGGAGTGTTTCCTTTTCAAGCAGATGAATTCTTTGATATGAACATTCTTGTTCAGTCGTCCGGCTTTAAG GTAGCAATAAACAATCAACCTTCGTTCGACTTTGCACACAGAATACCTTTCCATCGCATCGACACTTTGCGTATAAATGGAGATGTTCGTCTTTGTAAGGTCCAAGTTTAA